The Natrinema sp. DC36 genome includes the window AAGGCCCCGACAGTCGCCATCTGGTGGTAGAGTTCGGTCCCCTCCGGGAAGTGGAAGACGCGACGGGGCGTCTCCCAGGCGAGGAACATCGGGAAGTACAGCAGGTTGAAACCGACGAAGTAGACGGCGAAGCTGAGCTTTCCGAGCCGTTCGTCGTACATTTTTCCGGTGAACTTGGGCCACCAGTAGTAGAGGCCGCCGATCAGCGCGGTGACCCCCGCAACCATGACGTAGTGGAAGTGCGCGACGACCCAGTAGGTCCCGCGGAACGAGTAGTCCAGCACGACGGCACCGAGGAAGACGCCGGTGATCCCGCCGATGATGAACAGCACGAGCGCGCCGAGATTAAACAGGAACGGCGTCGTAAAGCGCACGCGGCCCTTAACCATCGTGTAGATCAGCGCGAAGACCATCAGGTCGAAGGGCAGCGAGATGCCGATCGTCGTCGCCATAAAGAGCGTCTTGATCGGGAGGTTGATCGTCGTCAGGAACATGTGGTGCATCCAGACCAGGAAGGACTGCACCGCGACGAGCACCATCGCGATGATGACCCACTTCCGCCCGACGAGCCGCCGACCGCAGAAGGTTTGGAACGTCTCGAAGATGATCCCCAGCGCGGGGAAGAAGACGATGTAGACCTCCGGATGCCCGAAGAACCAGAAGATGTGTGCCCACAGCAGGCTCGAGCCCTGCTCCGGTGAGGAGAAGTACTGCGTGAGCAGGAGACGGTCAGTGAGCATGAGGATCAGCGCGGCCAGCAGCGCCGCGAAGGCAAAGAGCATCATCCAGACGGTCAGCAGCGTCGCCCACGTGAACAGCGGCATGTTCCACGTACCCATTCCCTCGGCGCGACAGCGGTGGATCGTCGTCAGGAAATTCACCGAGCCGAGGGTGACCGACATGGTAAACAGGGCTAACGCGAGAATCGTCGTGTTACCACCCATCGTCAGCGTGTAGCCGGGGTTGTAGATCGGCACGTTCAGCGGCGCGTACATGTACCAACCGTTGGCCCACGTCGTCCCCTGAAAGAACGAGAACAGGACGAGGAGTCCCGAAAACAGGTAGAACCAGTAGCTCAGCGCGTTCAACCGCGGGAAGGCAAGATCCTTCGCCCCGATCTGGAGCGGGACGATATAGTTCGCGAAGCCGAAGCCAAAGGGCGAGATGAACCAGAACACCATCAACAGCCCGTGGATCGAGACCGACTGATTGTACTCGGTGTTGGTGAGGAGTCCGGTGCCGCCGAACTCCCAGAGGTGAGCGCGAAACAGCAATGCGAGGACGCCGCCGGCGACGAGGAAGAACAGCGCCGTCGCCAGATAGAGAAGGCCGACGTCCTTGTGATTGGTCGTCACCAGCCACCGCTTGATCGTCGTCCGCGGTGGAAAATCACTCATCGAACCCCACCTCCTGACCGGCGCCTCGAGTAGACATCGTCTCGGAACGTGGCAGGGCCGGTTTCGCCCGCGAACCCACGGTCGAAACGGCTCTCCGAACGCGCGACGAGATACATAGTCAACACTTCCTCTGCACGATTTGTCGTATCAAAGTATCCGGCGCAGTTGCAGGCAGTACTTGCCATCCGGTGACGACGCTGGGATCAAATCGCGCGATATCGCGCCGATCGCCGTCGTTATCGGCCGCTCGAGTCCCCACTCAGTCCGGGATAGTCGGCGACGATCCCGTCGACGCCGGCCGCCGCGAGTTGGTCGAACTGGACCCAATTCGTCGCCGTCCAGACGTTGACCGCTCGCCCCGCCGCGCGGGCCGCCTCGAGGACGTCGATATCGGGTTCCCCCGCCGAAAAGCCGGCGTACGTCGTTCCGGCGAGTTCCGTCCCGATGATCGCGTTCCGCGGCGGGTGGATCGCCTCGCAGTCGTAGCGGCGCGCGATCTCGAGGCCGGCCTCGAGATCGTCCCACACCAGCGGTGCTGCAGCGTAGTCGGCGACCTCGCGCAGCGCCGCGATCGCTCCCTCGCAAAACGACGAGAAGAGGAGTTCGCCGCGGAAGGCCTCGCAGTCGGCGACGACGCGCTCGACGAACGGCAGCCAGACCTCGCAGCGCTCGGCGCGTTCGCTCCCCGAAAGCGACTCGCCGACCCGCAGGTCCGATCGGCCGGGCGTCTTCAGTTCGACGTTGAGACCCACCGTCTCGGGGACGGCCTCGAGCACGTCCGCGAGCGTCGGCACCGTCGCGTCGGTGCCGAGGACGCGCGCCGATCGAAGCTCCGCGAGCGGCGTCTCCCACACGAGCCCTGTAGCGTCGGTCAGTGGCCGGCCGTCGCGGACCCCCTCGAGGTGCTCGTCGTGGACGACGACCGGGGTTCCGCAGGCGGCCGGCTGGACGTCGATCTCGAGCATCGCGGTCTCGTCGCGGTCGGCCGCTCGAGTCACCGCCTCGATCGTGTTCTCGGGTGCGACGCCGGCGTAGCCGCGGTGAGCGATGACGGCGGGGCGTGCCATACCGGATCGACGGGGAGCCGGGTAACGAAACCTGTGGGTCGGCCGCGAGTCGCCAACGTGGCGCTTCCCGGCCGGCCTTTGATGCGTGTTCCCCGCGAACCGCCGCTATGACCGAGACCACGCTCGCGGGCGTCGAGCGCGCGCTCGATCGCGCGGACGACCTCGAGACCGAGGAGGCCGTCTCCGTCCTGCGAACGGCCCGACAGGACCTGCGAAATCTGGGGACCGACGCCGACGTGGACGAGCAGCGGCGGCAGGAACTCGAGGACCGACTCGAGCAGCGGATCCGCGAGGTGACCGAGCGCGACGCCTACGACGGCGGGCTGGGCGCGGCGATGAACCCGACCGAGGACGACGCGCCGTAGTCACACCCGTCGCAGTCGGACGTGTGGTGGCCCGTTCGGACTCGTCACCCGAGGACCGATGTCGGTCCACTCGAGGGCGGGCGACGTTCCCCTCTCTCGCGTTCAGTCTCCCGTCCGAGAACCCGGCGATATCGGCCGATCTCCGGCCCTTTTATTCGGGTGCCCTCCCGAGAGTAGGTATGCGAATTGCACTGCTCGGCGGCACCGGCGACATCGGCGAAGGGCTCGCACTGCGGTTTGCCCGGGACACGGACCACGAGATCCTCATCGGCTCGAGGGATCCCGAGAAGGCTCGCGACGCGGTCGCGGAGTACGAAGACGAACTCGAGGCGCGCGGTGCCGACGCCGACGTCAAGGGCTTCGGCAACGAGATGGCGGCCGATCGAGCCGACGTCGTCATTCTCAGCGTCCCGCCGTACTACGTCGGCGACACCGTCGAAGCGGTCGCCGACAGTCTCGACGCGGAGACGGTCCTCGTGACGCCCGCGGTCGGTATGCAGGGCGACGAGGACGGCCTGCACTACCACCCGCCGTCGGCGGGCAGCGTCACCGAACTCGTCGCCGGGCGGGCCCCCGACGAAGTGCCGGTCGTCGGCGCGTTCCACAACCTCGCGGCCGACGCGCTGTCGAACCTCGATAACGACCTCGGGCTCGACACGCTCGTCGTCGCGGACGACGACGACGCGAAAGAGACCGTCCTGTCGATCGCGAACGAGATCGACGGCCTGCGCGCGCTCGAGGCCGGACCGCTGGCTAACGCGGCCGAAGTCGAGAGCGTTACGCCGCTGGTCATCAACATCGCGAAGTACAACGAAGATATGCACGACGTCGGCGTGAAGTGGCTCTAGACGGCGTCGGCTGAGCCGATGCGACCACTTCCTGGTTCGATCCACTCGCGTTCTCACGGTTCGACCCGCTCGAGGAGCACCTGCGCCTCGAGCGATCGCGCCGAGCGAACGCGGCCGGCGCGGTCGCTCGTCGATCACGAAAACGGGAAGAAATCGCCCGTACGCGTCGTCTATGCGCCAGCCGACTCGAGGGCGTCCTCGATGTCGTTGCGCTGGGTGACGCCGACGAAGCGTTCGACGATGCCGTCGTCGTTCTCGATGATCAGCGTCGGCAGCGACCGAACCTGGTACTCGTTCGCGATATCCTGTTGCTCGTCGACGTTTACTTTCTCGACTTCGAATCGCCCCTCCCAGTCGTCCTCGAGGTCCTCGAGGATCGGATCCTGGGTCTTGCAGGGGCCACACCAGTCTGCGTAGAAGTCCTTGAGTGTGACAGTCATGCGGTCAGCGCTAGTTGCCACGCGCTGCGCATAAGGGTTTCCCACTGCCAACCCATTGCCGTGATCGACGACGGGCTCCGGTCGAAAGGTTTAGTTTCAGGGGCCCATAGAGACGGGTATGGACAAAGGACAGAACACCGGCGGGCTGATGTCCAGTGCCGGACTCGTCCGGTACTTCGACTCCGAGGACTCGAACGCCATCCGTATCGACCCCAAGACGGTCATCGCGTTCGGCGTCATGCTGGGCGTGCTGGTCCAGTTGCTGACGTTCGTCTCGTAACGCATCGGCTCCCTTCTTTCAGCATCGCCTCGAGTAGCCACAGCACTGTTGGAACCCCGTTGTGAGAGGGAAACGGTCGGTACGAGTCGGTCACCGCGACCGAACTCGGATCGGCAATCCGAATCGTCGCTACCGCTGGGAGTTGCGGAGGATCAGCGGTTCGATCGCGAGCGTTCGCTTGGCGACCGTCACGATTCTGAGGACGTAGGACGCGAACAGCAGAAACGGCACGAGCGTCGCCGTAAACGCCGCGCCGACAGCCCACGTGATATTCGCCACGCCGAGCGTTCGCCCGGGGAACGTGCCCGCGTCGACGACCATGAGCATAATACCGGCGAGGACCAGCGCCGGAATTGCCGCGTAAATTATCATCTGCGAGAGCGTGACGAGTTCCCACTCGAAGTACAGCGTCTTGACGTGCTCTCGCGCCGGCCCGAACAGGCTGAGCGACGTCTTCAGATCGTCCAGATTGGACAGCTCTTCGTCGCTCAGGCTGTCTTCGAACTCGTTGGCGATCCGTTCGACCTGGAAGATCTTCCAGCCGTAGTTGAAGTTCAGCGCGGCGAACAGGACGCTGAAGTTCCCGAACGTTGCGTCCTCGAGCTGATCGATGACCAGTTCGGCGTTGCCCACGAGGCTGTCGGTGAACTCGTCGACCTCCGCGCGGAGCCGGTCGTCGTCGTTGTCGGCGACGCCGTCGCGAAGCGCCTTCGCCCGCAGTTCGGCCACGAAGACGAGTTGACGGAGGAATTCCGACGGATCCGCCGGACTGGGCGACCCGATGAGCTCCTCGGTGTAATCGCGGAAGTCCATCGAGTTCTCCATCCGGTCGCGCTGTTCGCCGAGCGGGCCGTTCTCCTGGGAGAGCACCAGCTGGCCGATGGTGACGACGAGCGTGGCGCCGGTGATGATCGCCCCGATCATCGTGGAGAACATCGTCTCGATGGTGTCGCCGGTCTGGAGCTGCGCGTGCAGGGGCGACGGCGTGAGGGTGACGAACACGACGAACGCGACGAACACGCTGAGCGCCAGGACGGCGGTCACCTGCAGCCGAGAGGCGGCGAGCAGGAGCCAGATTTTGAGCCGACTTTCGCCGGCGCGTTCGCGCATCGTGTTTGCCGTGCTGATGTCGGAGTCGCCGTCCGTCTCGGTGTCGGCGTCGTCAGCTATCTCACTATCGAGGTCGTCGGTGTCGGTCACAGCGATTCACCCGTCATCGGCACCGGTGCTCGTCTCGGCGGGGCGTTTGAATATCAAATACTTGGTCCCGCCGCCCGTGTAGTCGATCGTCTCGACGAGTTCCCAGCCGTCAGCGCCGTGCTCGTTCAGCGCCGCTTGGGGGTCCTCGGCCTCTTTTTTCGTTTCACCGCGAATCGGTCTGAGCGTCCTGTACTCCCATCGAGGCGCGTCGGATTGACTCATCTCTGGTTCGTCTGATGTGGCCGAGGGCAGTAAGGATACGGCAGACATGTCCCAACCGACCGGGTCCGACGGCGCGGCCGGTTCCGATGGCGCGACGTTTTTGACGACCCCCTCCGTAGCCGGGGCATGTCACTGATTGCGGGCGTCGTCGCGGTTCAGGGCGACGTCGAGGAACACGCAGCGGCCATCGAGCGCGCCGCCGCGGTTCGCGACCGCGAGGTCACCGTCCGCGAGATCCGCGAGCCGGGAATCGTCCCCGACTGCGACCTGCTGGCGATGCCCGGCGGCGAGTCGACGACCATCTCCCGACTGATCCACAGCGAGGGGATCGCCGCCGAAATCCGAGAGCACGTCGCCGCCGGCAACCCGCTGCTCGCGACGTGTGCCGGGCTGATCGTCGCCTCGAGCGACGCCGGCGACGACCGGGTCGAGGAACTCGGCATCCTCGACGTGAGCGTCGAGCGAAACGCATTCGGGCGGCAGAGAGACAGCTTCGAAGCGCCGCTCGCGGTCGCGGGCCTCGACGAGCCGTATCCCGCGGTGTTCATTCGCGCACCCGCCATCGATTCGGTCGGCGACGCCGAGGTCCTCGCGTCGTGGGACGACCGCCCGGTCGCCGTTCGGGACGGACCGGTCGTCGGCACCTCGTTCCACCCGGAACTGACGCCGGACAGCCGGATTCACGGGCTGGCCTTCTTCGAGAACGACGCGGCGACGACGCCGGCGCTCGAGGAGCCCCGATAACGCCGCGGCTCGAGGACGACATCCCGGCGCTGCGTTCGATGGCGCTCCCGGGGCGCTCCGTGCATGCATTCGCGACCGGACATGTTTTCTCCCTCCTTCCCCACGGTACGGGTATGCAGGCATCCATCGACGCGGTTCGCGTCGCGGGGACCCCCCAGGGACCGGTCCCAGTCGTCGTTCTCACCGTCGACGGCGAGGACGACGTCGTGCCGATCTTCATCGGCTTCAGCGAGGCGACGAGCATCGCCCGCGGGCTCGAGGCCGAGGACATCGGACGGCCGCTGACGCACGATCTCCTGTTGGACGTCATGGAGGAGCTGGGCAGTCGGATCGACCGCGTCGTCGTCAACGAAATCAAGGAACGCGACGACGGACAGGGCGGGACCTACATCGCCGACCTCCACCTCGAGACGGCCCGCGGCGAGACGGTCGTCGACGCCCGGCCGAGCGATTCGCTCGCACTGGCGGCCCGGACGAACGCGCCGATCGAGGTCACCGAAGCGGTCTTCGAGGACGGCCGAGACGATAGCGAGAAGTTCGACGAACTCGAAGACATCCGCAACGTGTCGGGTGAGATGTAGATGGACGAGACGCTCGAGGAGCTGTTCGCCGTGATCGAAGACCGGAAGGAAACGCTGCCCGAGGGCTCCTACACCGCGTCGCTGTTCACCCACGAGAAGGGCGAGAACGAAGTGTTAGAGAAACTCGGCGAGGAGACGACCGAACTCGTGCTGGCCGCAAAGGACGACGACCGCGAGGAGATCGCCCACGAGGGGGCCGACATCGTCTACCACCTGCTCGTCTTGCTCTCCATGAAGGACATGGAGCTATCGGATCTCGAGGCGGAACTCGAGGCGCGGCGCTAGCGGCCGCGATGGGCCGCCGCTCCGGCGTTCGATTTCGCCGCTCCGTCGCACACATTCGCCGACGCTTGCATTCGCCGCGGCTACCTTGAATCGGCTGGGCAATAGAGATACTGGCGATGGCACTACAACAACTCGAAAACGCGCATTCGAACGAGCAGATGCAGGAGTGTATCGACAACTGTCTCGAGGCCGCGCAGGTCTGCGAGTGGTGTGCTGACGCCTGTGCGGACGAGGGCGAAGGCATGGGTCGGTGCATCCGCCTCTGCCGGGACGTGGCCGACATCGCGTCGCTCCACGCGCGGTTCATGGCGCGGAACTCGGGCTACCAGGACGAACTGGGCGAGCTCTGCGCCGATCTCTGCGAGGAGTGTGCCGAGGAGTGCGAACAGCACGATCACGACCACTGTCAGGCCTGTGCCGAGGTACTGCCGAAGTGCGCCGAAAGCTGTCGGGAGATGGCGTCGGCCTGAAACGACGCGCCGAGCGGCCCGAATCGGAACGCGAGCGATCCTGACACACCAGCTCCATTTTTCGAAGCGATCAGACGCTGACCGCGATCAGCTACTGACCGCGGCACCGACGGCACCGGCGACCGCGCTCTCGAGTGCCATCACGATCGAAATCGTGACGGCGAGCAGGAAGATACCGATCCCGGCAGCGCCGGAGATCGCTCCGCCGAGCGGTCCGAGCGCGAGACCCGCGAGACCGACGGCGACGGCGAGGAGCAGGCCGCCGATGATCCCGCCGAGCGAGCCGGCGAGCAGCCCGTGCCAGACGCCGCTACCGATACCGCCGCCGGCCATGTAGCCGGCGACGAAGCCGCCGAGCAGCCCGGCGGCGAGCTGGCCGACGCCCGGAACGACGAGGCCGACGATTCCGAAGACGGTCGCGATCAGGAACCCGACGAAGACGGCGCGCCAGTTTGTCATGCTAGACCGAAGGACAGCGACGGGGATAAGTTCGCGGCGGACAACGAACGACCTTTTATGACCGCGCGTTCTACTCGTAGCCATGATTTTCGAAGACCTTCCGACGACGCCCACGTCGGAAGAGCTGATCGACAAGGCGTTTTCGCGGGCGGCGCGGGCCGGCAAGGCCAAGGGCGGCCTCGAGGCTCAGCAGTCGATGCTCCAGACGGCGGCCAACATCATCTCGGACAACCTCGAGAACGTCGTCACGGCGTGGCCGGACTTCGAGTACGAGGACGACGTCCATCCCTTCTACTACGAGTTGGCCGACGCGATCGTCGACGTGGACAAACTCCGACAGGCGCTGTCGGAAGTGATGTGGGCCAGCCGAAAGGCCCGCGAGATCCACGAGGAGTACCAGCCCCGGCTCCGGAAGACCGACGTGGACACGGCGCGCAAGCACCGCAAGCAGGCCTTCGCCCGGCTCGCCGACATCGTCGAGCAGGTCGACGACCACCTGCTGTACATCAACAAATCGCGTAACGACCTGCGCGACCTGCCGGAGATCAACCCCGACGAACCGACGATCGTCGTCGCCGGCTACCCGAACGTCGGCAAGTCCTCGTTCGTCAATACCATCACGAACGCTCGCGGCGAGACCGCCTCCTACCCCTTCACGACGAAGGGGATCGGCGTCGGCCACTTCGAGCGCGACCACATCCGCTACCAGATCGTCGACACCCCCGGGCTACTCGACCGCCCGCCACAGGATCGCAACGAGATCGAGTCACAGGCGGTCAGCGCCATCGAGCACCTCGCCGACTGCATGCTCGTCATGGTCGATCCCACCGGCGAGTGTGGCTATCCGATCGGCCCGCAACTCGAGCTTCGGGACGCGATCTCGGCCCGGTTCGAGGACATCCCCGTGTTCACGATCGCGAACAAGGAAGACCGGTTCGAGGAGGGAGACCTGACCGACGCCGTCGCGGCCGATTTCACCATGAGCGTCGAGACCGGCGCGAACCTCGAGAGAGTCGTCGACGCCACCGTCGAGGCGATCGGCTACGAGCCTGAGTTGCCGTTCGACGGATAGCGATCGTCACACCTTCGGACAGCGGGCTCAAAGAACAACCCATGATCGCGATCGAACTCGAGTCCCGGCAATGAAAGGGCCCGGTATTCTCTGGCTGCTCCAGACCGCCGCGGGACTCTCGATGGCGGGACCGATGTTCGTCGTCGGCGTCGGATTCCTTCGGAGCGGGCAGCTCGTCGGAGGGATCGGATTTCTTGCGCTCGGCGCAGCGACGCTCTACTTCCCGACGTATCTCGTCAATCGTATCGGCGGGCCGAGAACGTGGCTTCGGCGACGGATCAGCCGTCCCGGCCGTACCGACCGCGACGGTCCCACGACCGATTCCGACTCCGGATCCACGCCCGAATCCGAATCCGCCCGCTCGAGGATCCTCGAGCGGTTTCGGCGATAACGGGCGACGAACCGTCGGTCTCGTCGGTGTCAAGTCACGGACTGGGAGCGGCTCCCGAACGGGTTACTGGCCGCAGGCGAGTCGCGAATCCGCAGCGGCTACCGCTTGAGAATTTGGACGTACCTGATTTCGACCGAGACCGACTGATCGGTATGGTCGTTGATCCGTTCGTGGAGGATATCGGCCAGTTCGGGTGCCGACTCGTCCGGCGGGCCGCCGATCGTCACGACTACCCGCTCCGGATTCCGAAACGGATAGTTGTCGTCCATTACGACCTCGAACTCGAGCAGTTCGTAGTTTTCGTATTGCCCGTCCGTGAGGACTGTCTCTACTTCGTCACGGGCGTCCTGTTCGAAGTTCCCCGCCTCGTAGGAGGCGTAGGTGATCCCGCCGAGGAACACCGCGAAGATGAGGACGATAACGATGAGTCCGACGATCCGATGGCGAACGCGCTGTTCCGTCTCGCCCATCTGGAACAGGTTCTCCGGGCGGTAGCCGGCGTACCACAGCGTCAACAGGCCGGCGAGGTTCACCGACAGCAGGTTGACGAGGACGAGAACCGTCGCCCCGATCGCGGCCGTCGGTTGTCCCCACGCGAGCGTGATCCCCGCGACGCCGGCGGGCGGAATCAACGCCGCCGCGATCATCACGCCGACGAGCGCGACGGAGGTTCCCGTCGCGATGCTGACGACCCCCGCGATGCCCGCGCCGAGCGCGATCGCGAGCGACAGCAAGTCGGGCGCGAGTCGTTCGGAGATCTCGCCGACGCTCGAGAGGACGAGGCCGGGCGGGACGATGTTCATCGACCGAACCAGGACCGCGAAGATCGCCGCTGCCCCGATCGCGACCACGACGCCGAGGATCTGGTAGGTGATGCTCTCGATAAACAGTTCCTCGTCGTCGATCACCGTGCCGACGCTGGCCCCTAGCGCCGGCCCGATTAGCGGCGCGATCACCATCGAGCCGACGACAACCGCAGGCGAGTCCAGCAGCAGTCCCGCGGTCGCGACGACGGCGCTGATGACCGTCATCACCACGTAGACGGGAAAGCTCGGCGTCAGATCGTCGGCCTCCGCCTGTAGCTCCTGGCGGGAGATTCGATCCGAGCCGACATCGCCTTCCTCGTACTCCTCGCGCAACGCCTCAAATCGACGGGAGACGACCGTTTCGGCGTCGACGACGACCGTGTAGGCGTCCTCATCGACGCCCGCCTCCTGTAGTTCGTCGAGTACCGGTTCGACGGCCGCGTCCGGTAACGGAAAATAGATGACTGCCGTGTACTCACGGCTACCGGTCTCGTCAGTCACGACGTAGTCGATCTCCCGATCGTCGAGGGTCTCGAGGATAGTCTCTCGCTTCCCCGTCGGTACCGTCAACTGTACGAGCCGCACGTGTCCGTCTGAGACCACGGGGGGTCATAACTCCGGGGCATTCCGTCCCACCGCGGCGGACGGTTCCGTCTCGAGGGGATCGAGTCGTTTCGTCGTTTTCTTATAGTAATTTCTGGGAGTGTGCGTATGATACGGCGTCTCGCCTCGGTAGCCGGTGCGGTGATACTGGTGTTCGCCGGCGGCCTCCTCGCAGTCGTCGGGCGCGACGTTCTCACCGATCCCGTCACCGCGACGGTCGTCGCCGGTCTCGTCCTCGCGTCGCTCCTGTGGATCACCGGCAGCCTCGCGGATTCGGTCTCGATCGGCCGACGAGCCGTGCCCTGGAACGTCTTCGTCGGAGCCGGGAACGTCGTCCTCTCGGTCGCAGTCGTTCTCCTGACGGTTCGGTCCGCCGTCGCCACCGATGATACGAGTTCGTGGCTCATCGCCGCGGCGATGCTCGCCGGCGGCACCTCGCTGTCCTGGCAGGGCGGCCAGATCGCCTTCGACAGCCGCCACGT containing:
- a CDS encoding cbb3-type cytochrome c oxidase subunit I, with the translated sequence MSDFPPRTTIKRWLVTTNHKDVGLLYLATALFFLVAGGVLALLFRAHLWEFGGTGLLTNTEYNQSVSIHGLLMVFWFISPFGFGFANYIVPLQIGAKDLAFPRLNALSYWFYLFSGLLVLFSFFQGTTWANGWYMYAPLNVPIYNPGYTLTMGGNTTILALALFTMSVTLGSVNFLTTIHRCRAEGMGTWNMPLFTWATLLTVWMMLFAFAALLAALILMLTDRLLLTQYFSSPEQGSSLLWAHIFWFFGHPEVYIVFFPALGIIFETFQTFCGRRLVGRKWVIIAMVLVAVQSFLVWMHHMFLTTINLPIKTLFMATTIGISLPFDLMVFALIYTMVKGRVRFTTPFLFNLGALVLFIIGGITGVFLGAVVLDYSFRGTYWVVAHFHYVMVAGVTALIGGLYYWWPKFTGKMYDERLGKLSFAVYFVGFNLLYFPMFLAWETPRRVFHFPEGTELYHQMATVGAFVIATSVLLVFITLAKSFVSGPDAPDNPWAYSRTAEWATTSPPPLENWPNRPSYASGELQFVDDATAADGGAVAHERTGQAEPLEADHEDHASIWPFGIGIGMFVTFLGLSGLTPFVVDFATARGVELAGNTAGSENILYPVLSLVGVGILGVTLFEYGREEFNAPEMAIAERWPFEGVGTTKTGVWFFLASDVVVFGAVIGAYVFIRLHTGWGEIETVPPSATIGLINTYVLLTSSFTVILALVMAERGNKRGLLASMAVTLLLGLTFLSVKGYEWSLEFAHDIYWFTDLQYSMYFVTTGLHALHVILGLLIAAFMIYRIVTVDAYLEDDRPVEYFGLYWHFVDIVWVILFPLFYLM
- a CDS encoding glycerophosphodiester phosphodiesterase — protein: MARPAVIAHRGYAGVAPENTIEAVTRAADRDETAMLEIDVQPAACGTPVVVHDEHLEGVRDGRPLTDATGLVWETPLAELRSARVLGTDATVPTLADVLEAVPETVGLNVELKTPGRSDLRVGESLSGSERAERCEVWLPFVERVVADCEAFRGELLFSSFCEGAIAALREVADYAAAPLVWDDLEAGLEIARRYDCEAIHPPRNAIIGTELAGTTYAGFSAGEPDIDVLEAARAAGRAVNVWTATNWVQFDQLAAAGVDGIVADYPGLSGDSSGR
- the npdG gene encoding NADPH-dependent F420 reductase, encoding MRIALLGGTGDIGEGLALRFARDTDHEILIGSRDPEKARDAVAEYEDELEARGADADVKGFGNEMAADRADVVILSVPPYYVGDTVEAVADSLDAETVLVTPAVGMQGDEDGLHYHPPSAGSVTELVAGRAPDEVPVVGAFHNLAADALSNLDNDLGLDTLVVADDDDAKETVLSIANEIDGLRALEAGPLANAAEVESVTPLVINIAKYNEDMHDVGVKWL
- a CDS encoding thioredoxin domain-containing protein; protein product: MTVTLKDFYADWCGPCKTQDPILEDLEDDWEGRFEVEKVNVDEQQDIANEYQVRSLPTLIIENDDGIVERFVGVTQRNDIEDALESAGA
- a CDS encoding preprotein translocase subunit Sec61beta; the protein is MDKGQNTGGLMSSAGLVRYFDSEDSNAIRIDPKTVIAFGVMLGVLVQLLTFVS
- a CDS encoding DUF4177 domain-containing protein, with amino-acid sequence MSQSDAPRWEYRTLRPIRGETKKEAEDPQAALNEHGADGWELVETIDYTGGGTKYLIFKRPAETSTGADDG
- the pdxT gene encoding pyridoxal 5'-phosphate synthase glutaminase subunit PdxT, whose product is MSLIAGVVAVQGDVEEHAAAIERAAAVRDREVTVREIREPGIVPDCDLLAMPGGESTTISRLIHSEGIAAEIREHVAAGNPLLATCAGLIVASSDAGDDRVEELGILDVSVERNAFGRQRDSFEAPLAVAGLDEPYPAVFIRAPAIDSVGDAEVLASWDDRPVAVRDGPVVGTSFHPELTPDSRIHGLAFFENDAATTPALEEPR
- a CDS encoding bifunctional nuclease family protein, translated to MQASIDAVRVAGTPQGPVPVVVLTVDGEDDVVPIFIGFSEATSIARGLEAEDIGRPLTHDLLLDVMEELGSRIDRVVVNEIKERDDGQGGTYIADLHLETARGETVVDARPSDSLALAARTNAPIEVTEAVFEDGRDDSEKFDELEDIRNVSGEM
- the hisE gene encoding phosphoribosyl-ATP diphosphatase produces the protein MDETLEELFAVIEDRKETLPEGSYTASLFTHEKGENEVLEKLGEETTELVLAAKDDDREEIAHEGADIVYHLLVLLSMKDMELSDLEAELEARR
- a CDS encoding four-helix bundle copper-binding protein, which translates into the protein MALQQLENAHSNEQMQECIDNCLEAAQVCEWCADACADEGEGMGRCIRLCRDVADIASLHARFMARNSGYQDELGELCADLCEECAEECEQHDHDHCQACAEVLPKCAESCREMASA
- a CDS encoding DUF5518 domain-containing protein yields the protein MTNWRAVFVGFLIATVFGIVGLVVPGVGQLAAGLLGGFVAGYMAGGGIGSGVWHGLLAGSLGGIIGGLLLAVAVGLAGLALGPLGGAISGAAGIGIFLLAVTISIVMALESAVAGAVGAAVSS
- a CDS encoding GTPase, with the protein product MIFEDLPTTPTSEELIDKAFSRAARAGKAKGGLEAQQSMLQTAANIISDNLENVVTAWPDFEYEDDVHPFYYELADAIVDVDKLRQALSEVMWASRKAREIHEEYQPRLRKTDVDTARKHRKQAFARLADIVEQVDDHLLYINKSRNDLRDLPEINPDEPTIVVAGYPNVGKSSFVNTITNARGETASYPFTTKGIGVGHFERDHIRYQIVDTPGLLDRPPQDRNEIESQAVSAIEHLADCMLVMVDPTGECGYPIGPQLELRDAISARFEDIPVFTIANKEDRFEEGDLTDAVAADFTMSVETGANLERVVDATVEAIGYEPELPFDG
- a CDS encoding TIGR00341 family protein encodes the protein MRLVQLTVPTGKRETILETLDDREIDYVVTDETGSREYTAVIYFPLPDAAVEPVLDELQEAGVDEDAYTVVVDAETVVSRRFEALREEYEEGDVGSDRISRQELQAEADDLTPSFPVYVVMTVISAVVATAGLLLDSPAVVVGSMVIAPLIGPALGASVGTVIDDEELFIESITYQILGVVVAIGAAAIFAVLVRSMNIVPPGLVLSSVGEISERLAPDLLSLAIALGAGIAGVVSIATGTSVALVGVMIAAALIPPAGVAGITLAWGQPTAAIGATVLVLVNLLSVNLAGLLTLWYAGYRPENLFQMGETEQRVRHRIVGLIVIVLIFAVFLGGITYASYEAGNFEQDARDEVETVLTDGQYENYELLEFEVVMDDNYPFRNPERVVVTIGGPPDESAPELADILHERINDHTDQSVSVEIRYVQILKR